A window of Candidatus Anaeroferrophillus wilburensis contains these coding sequences:
- a CDS encoding threonine ammonia-lyase, whose product MNVVDIRDAAGRIHPHIHLTPLIHSLSFSQMSGAEIFLKAENLQKTGSFKVRGAFNKLIQLRESQVIAASMGNHAQAVAFAASRLGKEATIVMPETVALNKEEATRSYGARVVLHGTTLTESLQYAREQQTAFIHPFDDPQIIAGQGTIGLELCRQLENIDTILVPVGGGGLIAGIACAVKELSPATRIIGIQTEAAPSASRSFTSGTLTAQQPAPTLADGIAVGQVGRQTLAIMNQYVDEMMLVDENRIAEAILLLMERKKLVVEGAGAVPLAALLQYPRHFQGRRVILLISGGNIDFTVVDHIIHRGLAANGRITIITLEIQDVPGSLHKVTGIIADQRGNILNVHHERLVADLPFGFLRAAITIETRGPGHGRTIAAQLENEGYTVLSHQSSP is encoded by the coding sequence ATGAACGTTGTCGACATCCGCGATGCGGCCGGCCGCATCCATCCCCACATCCACCTGACCCCGCTCATCCATTCCCTTTCTTTCAGTCAGATGAGCGGTGCCGAGATTTTTCTCAAAGCGGAAAACCTGCAGAAGACCGGTTCCTTTAAGGTCAGGGGGGCATTCAACAAGCTTATCCAGCTGCGGGAATCGCAGGTCATTGCAGCCTCCATGGGCAACCATGCCCAGGCGGTGGCGTTTGCCGCCAGCCGACTGGGCAAAGAGGCAACCATCGTCATGCCGGAAACTGTAGCGCTGAACAAGGAGGAGGCCACCCGCAGCTACGGCGCCCGGGTCGTCCTCCACGGCACCACGTTGACCGAATCGCTGCAGTATGCCAGAGAGCAGCAGACCGCATTCATCCATCCTTTCGATGATCCGCAGATCATTGCTGGCCAGGGAACCATCGGCTTGGAATTATGCCGGCAGTTGGAGAATATTGATACCATCCTGGTCCCGGTGGGCGGCGGCGGCCTGATCGCCGGCATTGCCTGCGCGGTTAAGGAACTCTCACCGGCTACCAGAATTATCGGCATCCAGACAGAGGCCGCGCCATCCGCCAGCCGCAGTTTTACTTCAGGCACTTTGACCGCGCAGCAACCGGCGCCAACCCTGGCTGACGGCATTGCGGTGGGCCAGGTGGGCCGCCAAACCCTGGCAATCATGAACCAGTATGTTGATGAGATGATGCTCGTCGACGAAAACCGGATTGCCGAAGCCATTCTGCTGCTGATGGAACGAAAGAAGTTGGTTGTCGAGGGTGCCGGCGCCGTCCCCCTGGCGGCGCTGCTGCAGTATCCGCGTCACTTTCAGGGACGCCGGGTAATTCTGCTGATCAGCGGCGGCAATATTGATTTCACCGTCGTTGACCACATTATTCACCGTGGCCTGGCAGCCAATGGCAGAATCACCATCATCACCTTGGAAATCCAGGATGTTCCTGGCAGCCTCCATAAGGTTACCGGCATTATTGCCGACCAACGGGGCAACATTCTTAATGTCCACCATGAACGGCTGGTGGCCGATCTGCCTTTCGGCTTCCTGCGGGCGGCAATCACCATTGAAACCAGAGGGCCGGGCCATGGCCGGACGATTGCCGCCCAGTTGGAGAACGAGGGCTACACGGTTCTCAGCCACCAATCATCACCGTGA
- a CDS encoding bifunctional acetate--CoA ligase family protein/GNAT family N-acetyltransferase, giving the protein MSTRKLSQLFDPRCIAVIADFCPGSYKEQLLTANLSRLNGGRSVYFVGAPCLPTDVKGITADSLEQINQPIDILIVALPLTTVPEIFRAQNISTVASIILLGFAEKIQTALLDDILSQAGRHQIRILGANSIGLLIPRLNLNASYHSTMPHQGRIALVSQSGALITSILDIARERNIGFSHVVSIGSLADIDFGDLIDYLGGDDQVGSIALYMENIGSVKKFLSACRSTARVKPIIVLKSGRHPMIQSLIERRNADHLGSDAVYDSAFRRAGVIMVDTINELLTAGITLSTSHIPFGNRFALITNSGALGLFALDQLLSRQLAPAAIQPPLQQKLTELLPEKSDENPIDVGATADNDCFSATIAACLESGNVDALIVLMVINGFMEPHTIVDQVQKNGERFPGKIFYAWLGGSPFHRYKARNFMQADIPIYFTLEEALSAYYYSERYRYKLAKLMAIPPQFDDASPTHQARVRQIVAPHLAPEPAPLPETVVRELLQTYGITVTSQTLPVAGVELALSCRWDPEFGPYFSLGISGFCSRFNSRTAIMLPPLNSLQAQRLIERSPAADILASYPLTRLEDLLLRFSALICDFAEIRQAKLVLTVRETGDVATTNASIMASYTATIAPHHLVIMPYPHQYQFFATLADGTRLLIRPIKPEDEEKHFAFFHSLSRQTNYYRFFSYRKKLSHEQISRFTQIDYDREMAIIALVEENGVDTTIGVNRLAYYPQDDRHEFALVITDAWQGKGVGKVLMERLLEIAKDRQIRTIYGKVLAENQTMIGFCRRFGFSEYESEGNVILVKLELDGGPDAKE; this is encoded by the coding sequence ATGAGTACCAGAAAACTCAGTCAGCTTTTCGACCCCCGCTGCATTGCGGTGATCGCCGATTTCTGTCCGGGCAGCTATAAAGAACAGCTGCTGACTGCCAATCTGTCACGGCTGAATGGCGGCCGGTCCGTCTATTTCGTCGGGGCCCCCTGCCTGCCCACCGACGTCAAGGGCATCACGGCGGACAGCCTGGAGCAGATCAACCAGCCCATCGACATTCTCATCGTCGCCCTGCCGCTAACCACTGTGCCGGAAATCTTTCGCGCTCAAAACATCAGTACGGTTGCATCGATCATCCTCCTGGGATTCGCCGAGAAAATCCAGACGGCACTGCTCGATGATATTTTATCACAGGCCGGCAGACATCAAATCAGAATCCTGGGTGCCAACTCCATCGGTCTCCTTATCCCGCGGCTTAACCTCAACGCCTCCTATCACTCGACGATGCCCCACCAGGGACGCATTGCCCTGGTTTCCCAGAGCGGCGCCCTGATCACCTCAATTCTCGACATTGCCCGGGAACGAAATATCGGTTTCAGCCACGTGGTCAGCATCGGCAGCTTGGCAGATATCGATTTCGGTGATCTCATCGACTACCTGGGTGGTGACGACCAGGTCGGCAGCATCGCTCTGTACATGGAAAATATCGGCAGCGTCAAAAAATTTCTCAGCGCCTGCCGCTCCACTGCTCGGGTAAAACCGATCATCGTTCTCAAAAGCGGCCGCCACCCCATGATTCAGTCGCTTATTGAACGGCGCAACGCCGACCACCTGGGGAGCGATGCAGTCTACGACAGTGCTTTCCGCCGAGCGGGTGTTATCATGGTGGACACCATCAATGAGTTGCTCACCGCCGGCATCACCCTGTCCACCAGCCATATCCCTTTTGGTAATCGTTTTGCCCTGATCACCAACTCCGGAGCCCTGGGGTTGTTTGCCCTTGACCAGCTCCTTTCACGGCAACTGGCACCTGCGGCGATCCAGCCACCCTTGCAACAAAAGCTGACAGAGCTCCTTCCAGAAAAGTCAGACGAAAATCCCATCGATGTGGGGGCAACCGCAGACAATGACTGTTTCAGTGCCACCATTGCCGCCTGTCTGGAATCGGGAAACGTTGACGCCCTTATTGTGCTTATGGTTATCAACGGCTTCATGGAACCCCATACCATTGTTGACCAGGTACAAAAAAACGGAGAGCGGTTTCCCGGAAAAATTTTTTATGCCTGGCTGGGGGGCAGCCCCTTTCACCGCTACAAGGCCCGGAATTTCATGCAGGCTGACATCCCCATCTATTTCACTCTTGAAGAAGCCCTGAGCGCCTATTACTACAGTGAGCGCTACCGCTATAAACTGGCCAAACTGATGGCCATCCCGCCCCAATTCGACGACGCCTCGCCCACCCATCAGGCCCGGGTTCGGCAGATAGTAGCCCCGCACCTGGCACCAGAGCCAGCCCCCCTGCCGGAAACTGTTGTCAGAGAACTGCTGCAAACCTACGGCATTACGGTCACCAGCCAAACCCTGCCGGTGGCCGGCGTAGAACTGGCACTCAGCTGTCGCTGGGATCCCGAATTTGGACCTTACTTCTCCCTTGGCATCAGCGGTTTCTGCAGCCGTTTCAACAGCCGGACAGCCATCATGCTCCCACCCCTGAATTCTCTGCAGGCGCAACGGCTGATTGAACGTTCACCAGCTGCCGATATTCTGGCATCCTATCCGCTCACCAGACTGGAAGATCTACTGCTACGCTTCTCAGCCCTGATCTGCGATTTTGCCGAGATCAGGCAGGCAAAGCTGGTGCTGACGGTCAGGGAAACCGGCGACGTAGCCACGACCAATGCCAGCATCATGGCCAGCTACACCGCTACCATCGCCCCCCACCACCTGGTGATCATGCCTTATCCCCACCAGTATCAGTTTTTTGCAACCCTTGCCGACGGCACCCGGCTGCTGATCCGGCCTATCAAGCCGGAAGACGAGGAAAAACATTTCGCCTTTTTTCATTCCCTTTCCCGCCAGACCAACTACTACCGTTTTTTCAGCTACCGGAAAAAATTGAGCCACGAACAGATATCCCGCTTTACCCAGATTGATTACGATCGGGAGATGGCCATCATTGCCCTGGTGGAAGAAAACGGCGTTGACACAACCATCGGCGTCAACCGGCTGGCCTACTATCCCCAGGACGACCGACACGAGTTTGCCCTAGTGATAACCGACGCCTGGCAGGGAAAAGGCGTAGGGAAGGTACTGATGGAAAGACTGCTGGAAATCGCCAAAGACCGGCAGATCAGAACCATTTACGGCAAGGTTCTCGCTGAAAACCAGACAATGATCGGTTTCTGCCGGCGCTTTGGCTTCAGCGAGTATGAGAGCGAAGGGAACGTAATTCTGGTCAAGCTTGAGCTTGACGGTGGTCCGGACGCCAAGGAGTAA
- a CDS encoding TIGR04190 family B12-binding domain/radical SAM domain protein encodes MAVADVIFLHAPTVYDFRRRATLWGPTSDLVPSEPIFDMYPVGFSTMCAYLEEAGFRTRIVNLAARMVRSKTFNVEQHLARLQGRAFGIDLHWLPHAHGSLAIAELVKKYHPETPVFFGGFSASYFYQELIGYPQVDYVLRGDSTEEPLHQLTACITAADHRDHIDEEALAAIPNLSWKDRQGEIHHNPQTYLPADLDHLEMNYRQMVRSVVRDFDFLNYIPFSHWIDYPAMAVITVRGCKHNCSYCGGSASASRLISDRKAPAFRSPEKLAQDMRDMYNISRGPGFILGDIRHAGMDYAHRFLKAIKGYPGQGMLEIFGPIDRPFADELADALPNFVVEFSPESHDPAVRRALNMSYTNEEIEDTIANCLAVGCRRFDLFFMIGLPEQTAQSVLESIDYFERLLERYGDGRFMPFIGPLAPFVDPGSLLFEQPEKYGYHILCRTLEEHRQILLAPTWKHILNYETHWMSRDEMGDVTYEAGRRLNALKAKFGLISPAVAAETDDRINRAVALMARIDRLLNECSPEELKQELLALKPQIDRANASTVCEKTELDLPYGITSFNLPQLIKMGTADICSNILKRRRR; translated from the coding sequence ATGGCCGTTGCTGACGTCATCTTTCTCCATGCCCCCACCGTCTACGATTTTCGCAGGCGGGCCACCCTGTGGGGGCCCACCAGCGATCTGGTGCCTTCAGAACCGATTTTCGACATGTACCCGGTGGGCTTTTCCACCATGTGCGCCTACCTTGAAGAGGCCGGCTTCCGCACCCGGATTGTCAACCTGGCCGCCCGCATGGTGCGTTCCAAAACCTTCAATGTCGAACAACATCTTGCCCGGTTGCAGGGCAGAGCCTTCGGTATCGACCTCCACTGGCTGCCCCACGCCCATGGTTCCCTGGCAATCGCTGAGCTGGTTAAAAAATATCACCCTGAAACACCGGTTTTTTTCGGCGGCTTTTCCGCCTCCTATTTTTATCAGGAACTGATTGGCTACCCACAGGTGGATTATGTTCTGCGCGGCGATTCAACCGAAGAACCCCTGCACCAGCTGACCGCCTGCATTACCGCCGCTGATCACCGCGACCATATCGACGAAGAGGCCCTGGCCGCCATTCCCAATCTGAGCTGGAAAGACCGCCAGGGGGAGATTCACCACAACCCGCAGACCTACCTACCCGCCGATCTGGACCACCTGGAGATGAACTACCGCCAGATGGTCCGTTCGGTGGTCCGCGATTTTGACTTTCTCAACTACATCCCCTTCAGCCATTGGATTGACTATCCGGCCATGGCGGTCATTACCGTACGCGGTTGCAAGCACAACTGTTCATACTGCGGCGGCTCCGCCTCGGCCTCGCGCCTGATCTCCGACCGCAAGGCTCCAGCTTTCCGCTCACCGGAAAAATTGGCCCAGGATATGCGGGACATGTACAACATCAGCCGCGGACCGGGCTTCATCCTCGGCGATATCCGCCATGCGGGGATGGACTATGCCCACCGTTTTCTGAAAGCCATTAAAGGATATCCAGGACAGGGCATGCTGGAGATTTTCGGTCCCATCGATCGGCCATTTGCCGATGAACTCGCCGATGCCCTGCCCAACTTTGTCGTTGAATTTTCCCCCGAATCCCATGATCCTGCTGTCCGCCGGGCGCTCAATATGAGCTACACTAATGAAGAGATTGAGGACACCATCGCCAACTGTCTGGCGGTCGGCTGCCGCCGCTTTGACCTGTTTTTCATGATCGGCCTGCCGGAGCAGACCGCCCAATCCGTCCTGGAGAGCATCGACTATTTCGAACGGCTGCTGGAACGTTATGGCGACGGCCGTTTCATGCCCTTTATCGGTCCTCTGGCACCCTTTGTGGATCCGGGAAGCCTGCTTTTTGAACAGCCGGAAAAATATGGTTACCATATTCTCTGCCGAACGCTGGAGGAACACCGGCAGATCCTGCTGGCACCCACCTGGAAACATATTCTCAACTACGAAACCCACTGGATGAGCCGCGATGAAATGGGCGACGTAACGTATGAAGCCGGCCGCCGGCTCAATGCCCTCAAGGCCAAGTTCGGCCTCATCAGTCCGGCGGTCGCCGCCGAAACCGACGATCGCATCAACCGCGCCGTCGCCCTCATGGCCCGGATAGACCGCCTGCTCAATGAATGTTCACCCGAAGAGCTGAAACAGGAGTTGCTGGCCCTCAAACCGCAGATTGACCGGGCCAACGCTTCCACGGTATGCGAAAAAACCGAGCTTGATCTGCCCTATGGCATCACCTCGTTCAATCTGCCGCAATTGATCAAGATGGGGACTGCAGATATCTGCAGCAACATCCTTAAACGTCGCCGACGCTGA